A genome region from Stenotrophomonas maltophilia includes the following:
- the dld gene encoding D-lactate dehydrogenase has protein sequence MSGHDAVLAQLRDAVGSRHVLTDDKATRRFRRGYRFGDGPVLAVVRPGTLLELWRVLQAAVQGGAAIILQAANTGLTGGSTPDGNDYGRPIVLVSTLRLTGIQLLNEGRQVLCLPGATLDRLEQTLAPLGREPHSVIGSSCIGASVLGGICNNSGGALVRRGPAYTELALYAQVDAQGRLQLVNHLDIALGDTPEQILQRLQAGDYTATDVGDGDGRAASDPRYAEEVRRVDAETPARFNADPSRHYEAAGSAGKLAVFAVRLDTFEKEAAEVFYIGSNRTDSLTAIRRQLLTGFERLPIAGEYIHRDAYDIGERYGKDSFLLIDRLGTARVPAAFALKSRVDGWFERLGLRGVTDRVMQVLTGLLPSHLPRRMGEFRQRYEHHLLLKVSAQDAAQTEAWLRDFFAGHEGGYFHCTAEEGRKAFLHRFAVAGAAVRYREVHRDQVQDIVALDIALRRDDADWFEQLPPEIDGRLLHKLYYGHFLCHVFHQDYIARKGEDPMAIEHAMWALLDQRGAEYPAEHNVGHLYPAKPALAGFYRQLDPSNTFNPGIGQTSKAKGWGGCDCG, from the coding sequence GTGAGTGGCCACGACGCGGTGCTCGCGCAGTTGCGCGACGCGGTCGGCAGCCGCCATGTACTGACCGACGACAAGGCCACGCGCCGCTTCCGTCGCGGCTACCGCTTCGGCGATGGCCCGGTGCTGGCGGTGGTGCGCCCGGGCACGCTGCTGGAGCTGTGGCGCGTGCTGCAGGCGGCGGTGCAGGGTGGGGCGGCGATCATCCTGCAGGCGGCCAACACCGGCCTGACCGGCGGTTCGACCCCGGATGGCAACGACTACGGTCGCCCGATCGTGCTGGTCAGCACGCTGCGCCTGACCGGCATCCAGCTGTTGAACGAAGGGCGCCAGGTGCTGTGCCTGCCCGGCGCGACGCTGGACCGGCTGGAGCAGACACTGGCACCGCTCGGCCGTGAGCCGCATTCGGTGATCGGCTCGTCCTGCATCGGTGCGTCGGTACTCGGCGGCATCTGCAACAACTCCGGCGGCGCGCTGGTGCGCCGTGGCCCGGCCTATACCGAGCTGGCACTGTACGCGCAGGTCGACGCGCAGGGCCGGTTGCAGCTGGTCAATCATCTGGACATCGCGCTGGGTGATACGCCCGAGCAGATCCTGCAGCGCCTGCAGGCCGGCGACTACACGGCGACGGACGTGGGTGACGGCGACGGCCGTGCGGCCTCCGATCCGCGCTACGCGGAGGAGGTGCGCAGGGTCGACGCCGAGACCCCGGCGCGCTTCAATGCTGACCCCAGCCGTCATTACGAAGCGGCCGGTTCGGCCGGCAAACTGGCGGTGTTCGCGGTGCGCCTGGACACCTTCGAGAAGGAAGCTGCCGAGGTCTTCTACATCGGCAGCAACCGCACTGACAGCCTCACCGCGATCCGTCGCCAGCTGCTGACCGGCTTCGAGCGCCTGCCGATTGCCGGTGAGTACATCCACCGCGATGCCTATGACATCGGTGAACGCTACGGCAAGGACAGCTTCCTGCTGATCGACCGCCTCGGCACCGCGCGCGTGCCGGCCGCGTTCGCCCTGAAGAGCCGCGTCGATGGCTGGTTCGAGCGGTTGGGCCTGCGCGGCGTGACCGATCGGGTGATGCAGGTGCTGACGGGCCTGCTGCCTTCGCACCTGCCCAGGCGCATGGGTGAGTTCCGCCAGCGCTATGAGCATCACCTGCTGTTGAAGGTGTCCGCGCAGGACGCAGCGCAGACCGAAGCCTGGCTGCGCGATTTCTTCGCTGGCCACGAAGGCGGCTATTTCCACTGCACGGCGGAGGAGGGACGCAAGGCGTTCCTGCATCGCTTTGCCGTGGCCGGTGCCGCAGTGCGCTACCGTGAAGTGCATCGTGACCAGGTGCAGGACATCGTCGCGCTGGACATCGCGCTGCGACGTGACGACGCCGACTGGTTCGAACAGCTGCCGCCGGAGATCGACGGCCGCCTGCTGCACAAGCTGTACTACGGCCACTTCCTGTGCCACGTGTTCCACCAGGACTACATCGCCCGCAAGGGGGAAGACCCGATGGCGATCGAGCACGCAATGTGGGCATTGCTGGACCAGCGTGGTGCCGAGTACCCGGCCGAGCACAATGTCGGTCACCTGTACCCGGCCAAGCCGGCGCTGGCGGGCTTCTACAGGCAGCTTGATCCGAGCAATACGTTCAACCCGGGCATCGGCCAGACCTCGAAGGCCAAGGGGTGGGGGGGCTGCGACTGCGGATGA
- a CDS encoding GNAT family N-acetyltransferase, whose translation MMTPYPTSVLPALRPVSRRHLLQLQVAPVTLRPFQRTDLPSWRLFDDRRRRGRHLQPGIDEEARFLAHMHRSRLEQDNDQLMLGVFDDEHGTVLDQLHVRLHSLHSRCAELLSLQHWHPHTDATLRALCPFLFEDVGLHRLFVMLPPDCGAPFAHALRARGFEQEGVLRDQHLGPEGWQDRQLLALTAPIWRSHQLAAG comes from the coding sequence ATGATGACCCCGTATCCCACATCCGTGCTCCCCGCCCTGCGCCCTGTGTCGCGCCGCCATCTGCTGCAGCTGCAGGTGGCTCCGGTCACCCTTCGCCCGTTCCAGCGCACCGACCTGCCGAGCTGGCGCCTGTTCGACGACCGCCGCCGCCGCGGCCGGCATCTTCAACCCGGCATCGACGAAGAAGCCCGCTTCCTGGCGCACATGCACCGCTCGCGCCTTGAGCAGGACAACGACCAGCTGATGCTGGGCGTCTTCGACGACGAACACGGCACCGTGCTGGACCAGTTGCACGTCCGCCTGCATTCACTGCATTCACGCTGCGCCGAGCTGCTGTCACTGCAGCATTGGCATCCCCACACCGATGCGACCCTGCGGGCCCTGTGCCCGTTCCTGTTCGAGGATGTCGGCCTGCACCGCCTGTTCGTGATGTTGCCGCCCGACTGCGGCGCCCCGTTTGCCCACGCGCTTCGCGCCCGTGGCTTTGAACAGGAAGGCGTGCTGCGCGACCAGCACCTGGGTCCGGAGGGCTGGCAGGACCGCCAGCTATTGGCGCTGACTGCGCCGATCTGGCGCAGCCACCAGCTTGCAGCGGGTTAG
- a CDS encoding CDP-diacylglycerol diphosphatase, with protein MSLRPFLLPSLLLLSACASAPPPPPAHSDALWRLIERDCRGAEGPRGDCLQVDAAADRRDVLVKDAHGDYQFLLMPLDKVSGIENLALYQRGAPNYFAAAWQARSHTERALGQPLPRSVASLALNSPHGRSQHQLHIHVDCLRADVLQALDAHAGALGARWAPLPVLLRGHQYQARLLPGTELTANPLNLLAYDLSGVDDVGQWSLVVAGRDNVQAGPGFILLATRVDAGSGNEASGEELQDHACTVLTGAGDALERVR; from the coding sequence GTGTCCCTGCGCCCCTTCCTGCTGCCGTCCCTGCTGCTGTTGTCCGCCTGTGCCAGTGCCCCCCCACCGCCACCGGCCCATTCCGATGCGCTGTGGCGATTGATTGAACGTGATTGCCGTGGCGCCGAAGGCCCGCGGGGTGACTGTCTGCAGGTGGACGCTGCGGCGGATCGCCGCGATGTGCTGGTCAAGGACGCGCACGGTGACTACCAGTTCCTGCTGATGCCGCTGGACAAGGTCAGCGGCATCGAGAACCTCGCCCTGTACCAGCGCGGAGCGCCGAATTACTTTGCCGCAGCCTGGCAGGCCCGCAGCCATACCGAGCGGGCTCTGGGCCAACCACTGCCACGCAGCGTTGCCAGCTTGGCACTGAATTCCCCCCACGGCCGCTCGCAGCACCAGCTGCACATCCACGTCGACTGCCTGCGCGCCGATGTGCTGCAGGCCCTGGATGCACATGCCGGTGCCCTGGGCGCCCGGTGGGCGCCACTGCCGGTGCTGCTGCGCGGCCATCAGTACCAGGCCCGGCTGCTGCCGGGCACGGAGTTGACCGCCAATCCGCTCAACCTGCTCGCCTACGACCTGAGCGGCGTGGATGACGTCGGCCAATGGAGCCTGGTGGTGGCTGGCCGGGACAACGTGCAGGCTGGACCGGGCTTCATCCTGCTCGCCACCCGCGTCGACGCGGGTAGCGGCAACGAGGCCAGTGGCGAAGAGCTGCAGGATCACGCCTGTACAGTCCTGACCGGTGCTGGCGACGCGCTGGAGCGGGTGCGCTAA